GTTCTGGACAGGGTCACCAACCAGGGCCGGAAGCTGGGATTTGCTCGCGTCAAGGTGGAGCTGGATGCCGGCAGCCCGATCAGACCTGGGACCTTCATCCAAGTAAGTTCTGAACTCCACTGGCAAATATTCCGCTACGAAAACCTACCTGGGTTTTGCTTCAAATGTGCTCGGCTGGGGCACGGGGAGGGGACCTGTCCCTATCCCACGACTCCGGCGATGCCCGAAGTCCAGCGGACCGAAGGGGATGCGTCTTCCCAGGCACCGATCTCTGAGTCGGAGGAGGGGAATGAGTCGGGGTGCCGACTCCCTTTTGGTCCATGGCTGTCGACTACCAAGCTTCGGCCTCCCAAGGTCAACAAACCGGTGAAGAAGCCGGTCGAGCTGAAGGCGGATCACACGCCGGTGCGGGAGcctggcgggtcggggctgcgATCCCCCAAGGCTTCACCGAATCCTTCCGTGTCGCCGTCAGACACGGATGGATGGCAGAAGCCAACCAAGTTGGCAAGGAGGCGGTCACCGGAGCAAGCTTCAACGGCGGTGAACGCCGGGAAGGCTCAACTCGGAGCAGACGCCGGGTCGGACTTGGTGTCTGCTGAGGGAATGGGCCAGACAGCGCAGGTGGGCCAGCTGGGTTGGGCCGTGCCAGGGCGGGCCAAGATGGTGGGAATGGATCCGGGCCCAAGCCCGAACCTTATATCCCAAGGAGGGCCGGGCCAAGAGGGAACGGGCCTGACTGGGGCCAAGGGGCCGGCCCACGGACTGGGATCTAGCCCGATGAAGAGGGCCAGAAGCCCGGCCAAGGCGAGACGGGGCTCGGGGGTGACTGAGCCGACTCAGCTCCCCCGTTCGGCGTCGTCGGCTTCACTCGAGGATTCGCACCTACGCCGGCGAGAGGAGGGACGACGGCACTTCTGGAGTGCCTCCTTGCCGCCGGCGAGAGCCCCCACTCGGCTCGGGGCAGGCCGTGCTCATGCTGCTGACCGGACGGCCGGGGTTCCGCTTGCTGAGGGCGGTGCAGACAGGCCGTGCAGGCTGGTGACGGAGGGCGTGACCCAGCGGTCGGGGGTGGCCGTGGCCACTGGCGGCGAGCCGGCTCTGGCCAAGGGAAAGGGACCGAAGGAGGCGCAGACGGCTACCTCTCAACCGCGGGAGGTGGCTTTGGCACATGTGGAGGACCCCTTATCAGGCCTGAGAAGGTTGGGGAAATCGGAAATGGGGGAAGGTTCCCTGCCAGCGACTACCAGAAACTCCCCTGTGGTGATGAGAGGAGTTCATGGGGGCTCGGGACAGGGTCCTAATTCCCCTATTCAGGATCATGGGCAGGTTGTGAGTCTGTTGCGGGCTGTGATTCAGGAAGGGGTGGAGAAGCTAGGGAAAGTGGCTAGCGAGCAGCCCACGATGCCTGGGCCTTTAACTGATAGTGTTAAATGAAGATAATAGCATGGAATTGcaggggggcggccaagcctTCTTTTTTGCCGTCCTTCAAAAGACTAGCTCAGCTTCATTGCCCCGATATTTGTTTCCTATGTGAGACACGGGTGTCCGGAGATGGTCTACGTCGGGTGCAGCGACGTTTAGCAGCTGATTGGGATTCATTTGAAGTTGAATCCCAGGGCTTGTCTGGAGGAATTTTGATGTTGTGGAAGCGAGGTGTTGCCTCTATCGATGTTTTCCGCCATTGTACTCAGCAGGTGGTGATGGTCATTTCGGAACCAAATGAACCCCCGTAGGTCTTGTGTGGGGTCTATGCCAGCACTGATTACCGGACTAGGAGAGTCCTTTGGGGTGAGTTGTCATGTTTACTGACTCAGGGGGTGCCGATAATGGTAGTGGGTGATTTTAACTGTGTACTAGGCCCTAATGAAAAATGAGGTGGGAGGACCTACTCTGACTCAGTGGATAGGAGGGAGTTTCGGGAGTTtctggatgtaaatggattggTGGACCTCGGCTTCACCGGATCGCGGTTCACTTGGTGCAACAATCAGTCTGGAGGAGGGAGAGTGTGGGAGCGGCTTGACAGAGCTATTGCATCCCCGGATTGGATTCAGCGTTTCCCATCTTACCAGGTTAGTCATCTTGCTCGtattgcctcagatcactgcCCTCTTTTGATTTCTACAGCTTCGACCTCCAGTCATTATAGCCCTTTCCGCTTTGAGAAGCTGTGGTTGTCATACCCACAATCTTGGGAAGTGGTCAGGGGGGCTTGGGGAGTGCCAGTACAGGGAAATGCTATGCAGAGGGTGTCGCGTAGTCTGGAGCTTACTAAGCGTCGCCTTCGCAGATGGAATCGGGATGTTGTGGGTAATGTGTtccggagattggaggaggtggaggggtTGATTGTGAATCTCCAAGGAAGGGAGGACCGTGAGggggagctggaggaggaggagatggcaGACTTACGACGACATCTGTCCTCCCATCACTCATTGTTGCATCAGCAGGAGATTTTTTGGAGGCAGAAGTCGAGAGTTCAGTGGGTCAAGGAGGGAGATCGAAACACCAGCTTTTTCCACCGATCGACGGTCATCAGGAGGCAAAGGAATATGATACGATCACTGAGAGTGGGAGTGGGACAGCGGGTGGAGGAGGATTCTGCAGTGAGACGATTGTTGTTTGATTTCTTCAGGACTAGATGGACGGAGGTAGAGGAGCCCTTGGAGCTTGGCCGGCTTCCCAGGCCGGCGGTCAGAGTTGAGGAGGCAGAAAATGAAGCATTTATTCGACCTGTGTCTGATAAAGAAGTACAAGAGGTGGTATGGGCTCTAGCAGAGGACAAGGCCCCAGGTCCGGACGGGTTTCCACCCTTCTTTTTTCGGAGATATTGGAGTATTATACGGAGGTCGGTGGTAGAGGCAGTGCAGCTATTTTTCAGTCGGGCGGTGATGACAGATGACTGGCAGGCGACTTTTATCACTCTGATACCGAAGCGTCAGGATGCATCGGAACCGGGCCACTACAGGCCCATTAGCTTGTGCACCACTTTGTATAAGATAGTGATGAGGCTTATGGTTGGGAGAATGAAGACTGTGCTGCCTAGCATTATTAGTCAGGAGCAGGGAGTGTTTGTGGGAGGGAGAAGCATATCAGATAACATCTTGTTAGCGCAGGAGATGATGGGTGACCTACAGAGAGCCCCGAGGAGGAGGGGTTTGATGGCAGTGAAAGTGGACATGGAGCGTGCCTATGACCGGATCCGCTGGGCCTTCCTTAGATGGGCACTGGAGAGTTTTGGCTTCCACCCGACCTGGATTGACTGGGTTTCTGGCATTGTGCAGGGACCTAGTTTCTCCATATTGGTCAATGGTACGCCTTCGCCTTTTTTTCGAGCCACTATGGGGCTCCGCCAGGGATGCCCTTTGTCCCCATATCTTTTTATCCTATGCTCTGATGCCCTTTCCCGTGCACTACGTGTAGCTTGCGAGAACCGGGAGTTGGATGCCTATAGTCCAGCCCCGGCTGCTCGCCCCATTTCTCACTTGCTTTTTGCAGATGATTGCCTGCTACTTGCCAGGGCGAGGGTGAGGGATGCACGAGCTCTCCAGAGAGTGTTGACTGAGTACTGTGGGGCTTCCGGACAGAGGATCAATCTCCGGAAGTCATCTATACATTTCAGCCCATGCACGGAGCGGAGGGTGCGCCGAGAGATCAGGGTGATATTGGGGATGCAGGAGCAGGAGGGAGCTCTGGACTACCTTGGGGTTCCCATCACTGGGAGGAGATTGCGAGTGGCGGAGTGCTCTACTTTGGTGCAGAGGATGCAGAGCAGACTTGAGGGCTGGAGGGCCTCATCACTTTCTATGGTGGGTAGGCTGACGCTGGTCAGGTCTGTTCTCTCTTCCATGCCTATTTACCTTATGGCCCATACTGTTGTGCCGAAGACGATTTTGATGGGGATAGAGCGACTTATGCGTGGCTTCCTGTGGGGCTCCTTTGGGAGAGGCCACGGGGTACATTTGGTGGCCTGGGGGAGAGTTTGTTCGCCTCTGGGCGAGGGTGGCTTGGGGGTGCAGTCACTGCTGGTGAGGCGGGAGGCGCTCCTGGCGCGGCGGGCAGTGCAGATTGTTTTGGAGCCCCAGGGACTGTGGAGTCAGGTTATGATAGCGAGATATGGCCGGGCAGGCCCTGCTGGCCCGGCGGTGGGGAGACGTAGGACCTCTGTTATGTGGCGGGAGGTTGGGAGGTACCTGCCTATGGCCCTGGCGCACACTAGATGGCTGATTGGTGACGGTCGGAGCATTGACGTGATGGAGGAGCCATGGGTGGATGCACTTCTGTTGAGTTTGTGGCCGACGATGATCAGCGGTGAGGGGGCGGAGGGACTACGGGTCTGCGACCTTATGATGCCGGGGGAGGCAGAGTGGGATGTGGACAGGCTGGGCCAGTTATTTGGGGAGCACCTAGCCGAGCGAGTACAGGCCCTTCCTGTTCCGAGATCAGCAGGGCCAGATGTCAGGGTATGGAGCACCACCGGCAGTGTCAGAGTCAGGGTGGGCGATGTTGCTTGGGTCCTTCAGCAGAGATCAGAGCTGGGCAGGGACTGTGGCTGGGTCTGGAGATTTGGGCTACACCAGATAGTTGCACTTTTtctctggaaggtggcctgggatCGTCTGCCGACGAGCTGGATTTTGAGCCGATGTGGGGTCAGCATTCCACCTGTGTGCCTATCTTGTGAGGTGGACGAGTCAGTGGATCATGCTCTATTCCAGTGCGTTTGGGCGAGGCAGACTTGGAGGCTGTCCGAGATCCCGGAGAGTGCCTGGAGCCGGAGGGATTGTTTTTTGGAGGAGGTTCGGCAGTGGTCTAGCTCCCCTCAGATGCGCCTTGTGGCTATTCGAGCGTCCTGCACAGCGTACCAGATCTGGCTGGCCAGGAACGCTCGAGTATTTGGCGAGCTCCGCCCGTCCCCATGATTCGTGATGGAGCGGGCTCGGACACAGGTAGCAGAGCTTCTCTCTGCAGGGTTGAATGatagacctttgatagctcgggacatctggggcccccATACTGCTACGGCAGCTTCtcacacggtgtttttcacctgggagcccccacccccgaatttcctcaaggtcaactttgacggTTCGGTCCTGGATGGAGGCAGGAGAGGAGGGGCAGGTTATGTTATCAGAGGACCGAGCTCTACCATGGTGGCAGCAGGGGGGTGTCAGATCTTTGATACCTCGGTCCCAGGGGCAGAGCTGCGAGCGGCTTGGCTGGGATTGCGACATGCGCGGCGTGTGCTTCGGGCGAGCGCTATCCTTCTGGAGGGCGACTCGTCCACGGTGATCAGATGGGCCCAGCAGGGCCCTCACAGGGACGGAGGAGGGGTGCATCCTCTGCTTCGTGATATAGGGTCGATAGTAGGGGAGGGGATCACCTTTCGGGCTATGCATATATATCGGGAGGCCAACGGGGCCGCGGACTGGGTGGCGGCATATGTGGCTCGCCACTCGGGAGATACCCTATGGGTTGGTGAGGGTGATTTACCCGGTGCTTTCCGGGACATTTTGTTTGCAGACGCttctgggtgtattcgtacccgacTAATATGAATCAcctgttttagcaaaaaaaaagaaagggcggTGGATGATAATGCAAAAAGGCACCGTGTCTCTGGCTTTTGAGATCAGATCCGCTTTCTGATCAGGAGAGGGGAGGTGGTTGATTGACAAGACTGGCACACCACCAGGCATTGCAAATTCCTGAATTAAAAAGGGATAGAGAGAGTTCCTGTTGCATCTGTATATAGCTCTGAAGAGAGACTAGAATTCTTTCTTCGTGTAAGAAGAGGCTTTCTTTAGCAGCTGGCACCTTTGTCTGAGCCACCTAGCAGTAAGCTTGGCTACAGCGAAGCACTTACCAAGCGCGAAGGCAAATTGACTATTTGTTCCTCTGTTTGAGGTGTTGCAGAAATATCTGCGATCGAGTAAATAGCTCTACGAACGAATGGATCGGATCGAAAATGGAAAGATTTGTACGAGCTACACGTTTCGTTACCACTTTGTGAAAAATCCTTGGGTATGAATATGTCAGATACCCGTGACTCGATTGGTGAAATAGTCTCCCTCtccaaaaaaatatgtttttttgCCCATTTCTTGAGAGAGGCCCGCAATCTTCTAAAGTTTTCTAGCCATCCTCCGGTTGCACTGGGGAAATCCTTGGTGTGTCTCCAATTATGAATGCATATCCAAAGATAGTAGCAGTGCTTACTTGTAtttcatctacccacacaaatAAACTTAAGCTGGTTAAGCCACTTTGCGAGACACCGAGTAGCAGTGTGTGCGTGTGTGAGGAAACCAGCATACAAATAGGGCCTAAAAGTagcagtgtgtgtgtgtgtgtgtgtgtgagagagagagagagagagagagagagagagagagagagaggaaaagattaTATTGTCTCATGACTGGGATTTGGCCTTAAGGGAGAACAATGATGGGCTCAAGTTTGACCTGAAGGTAATTAAAGGGCTCTGAATCAACAGACTTACACTTGAGCTACTCATGACATTCTCCGTAGCACTTGGATGCAAGACAAGCACCATGGGGCCTAACCTGGCTCGAGTTATTTGGTATCCCCAGCCGAAGCTCGGTTTAAGGCCCTGTCATCTTTGCTCGGGCTAGTTCGAAATCAAGCCGGATTTAAAAGCAGCCATTGTCAATGATTTAATTAACCACAATACCATAGCATTTGGCAAATTGAAAAGGATGAGGGCAAATCAAGCGGGAATTCCTTTAGTAAGAATAACCTGCTGGACCAAATGGCTATATATCGGGTTCAGGTTATATCTTTTGCAtgaaaaaataatgatctaTCGACTATTGGATTGCACTTTGCACACCTCTCAAAGCACTCTAACCTCTTTCTTCCATCTATCTGTATAAATCTCAAAGCGGCTATTGCGCCATCTAATAAGTGATGTtgtaaaaaaagataaatcatTCTTTTGCACGAAAGTTACAGCCTGAGCCCTATAAATTAAGGTAGACATTTCTAAATTCTGTTGTGGATAAGTTTCTTTCCTGACAAAGGATACGTAGACCTCAAGGCTATGCTGACGTGTATGCTGTCTAATCTTAAAAAATCCTTGCTTAAGTGTGATATTGGCATGGCCTAGTTTCACTGTACAATGGAAACTTTATGGCCATTTCATGAACAAGTGCAATATGGAGGCGTCCCTGCGATTCGTGTTGAACCCATGATCATTTGTCTATTTGAGCTGTTGCACTCGAAAGTCCCAACGTCCGCTGCATGTCTCATATTTGGCAGAAGTTAAGCACAAAAGAGATGCAAGGAAATATGAATCGTAGCTTTTGTTTTTGAAGGCTAGCATGATCCACCTGGATGGATCCCTGCCATTTCCTTGATTACCTCCAAAAACAAGTTTAGGCAATACCGGTACATGGTTAGATCGATAGAAAGGTGATGGTTAAATTTGCATGTTGTTTTAATTTACGCTTCACGATCCTCAGTTATTTCTAAGTTCTAAGAGTTCAGATCTTTTGCTGTGTATCTTTTGCATTACAGAGAGATGTGCATGTCTAGATTGCTGCCACATCATCTATCTTGAAGATAGatgaatataataatattttttattataaataatataattatattatattatgtggcattatattatattacaaagGATTAATATAGGTCTTTTTTTGGGGCAGAATTTTCggtaaaataaaattaactttCCTATTTTCTCAAATCAATCTTTTGtccaaaaaatttaaatcagaGCTTTCCTCTAGCAGATTTTTTCAGCTTTTGAAAAGCGCAGCAAGCTCtttcataatttttattgaaCATCTAAAATCATCCCAAAAAAAACTTTTAGTCCTTCCAGAAGTACCTTTTGGTCTTCCCATCGCGATATAAGATGGGATCTAGGTGTCAGGTCTCGAAGTTGGTATAGTCACTCTTGGTTATACCAAAAGACCTTTGTAATGCGAATGGCCAATTTGAAGGAGAAAAGCAAGAGGTGGATCGATGGACAGGCTGGGTCCACTGTAGAGTGAAACCTAGGATTGGTGTCAGCTTGGTTGGATAAAATTCAGCAGGTATTAGTTTTGCCAGTGGCAATCTGTACTGAAtaaattctgaatttttatataagaccataaaattcaaataatatcttctaaaTAGTTTTTTTGATGAGAttttggattgttacaaatggtattagtgCAAACCTAACCCATGACTGATGTGAACTAGTAAACACTATAGCATGGGCCCATTTGGACTGACCATGAACCAATCGTGATATTTGTGATTGGATATGAATGACTTTAGACCATTAACTTCGTAAGAATGCATGGCTTAAAATGGAAGGAGTATGTGAGAACCCATGCGAGCATATATTTAGTTCCATATTAATTATGCATGGATAaattttgagtacttatataaggccgaaaaattcaaataatacttttttgaCTAGTCCTTTTGTAATAACCTAGACCTCACCCAAACTGGCTAGCTAAAATGTATTATTTGGGCTCTTTAatcttatataagtatccaagatatacctagcgaataaccgatgtgggactaaatatatgcccgcacgagtcctcatatatatatttcccccattcaagccctgacgtccttgtCAGGCTAAGGATTTGAA
The sequence above is drawn from the Phoenix dactylifera cultivar Barhee BC4 unplaced genomic scaffold, palm_55x_up_171113_PBpolish2nd_filt_p 000007F, whole genome shotgun sequence genome and encodes:
- the LOC120104542 gene encoding collagen alpha-1(I) chain-like; this translates as MAARGPAESEKTEAGMGEKGTQPHLKVAEKVRTWADVAKGPSRVPSWTNHQISAAELDALKRRFTDVVEFSPEKMEVARAAWRDTAVIMRSLGRRVPVDWIKKELRVAGKLEYDAEDFLMAEETVVFRFQSERDQEAVMEAGPWLVAGQLLAMERWRPNFVPGTNQLRRAVVWLRLPNLPTEYWTKELIWEIAAKAGRPLVLDRVTNQGRKLGFARVKVELDAGSPIRPGTFIQVSSELHWQIFRYENLPGFCFKCARLGHGEGTCPYPTTPAMPEVQRTEGDASSQAPISESEEGNESGCRLPFGPWLSTTKLRPPKVNKPVKKPVELKADHTPVREPGGSGLRSPKASPNPSVSPSDTDGWQKPTKLARRRSPEQASTAVNAGKAQLGADAGSDLVSAEGMGQTAQVGQLGWAVPGRAKMVGMDPGPSPNLISQGGPGQEGTGLTGAKGPAHGLGSSPMKRARSPAKARRGSGVTEPTQLPRSASSASLEDSHLRRREEGRRHFWSASLPPARAPTRLGAGRAHAADRTAGVPLAEGGADRPCRLVTEGVTQRSGVAVATGGEPALAKGKGPKEAQTATSQPREVALAHVEDPLSGLRRLGKSEMGEGSLPATTRNSPVVMRGVHGGSGQGPNSPIQDHGQVVSLLRAVIQEGVEKLGKVASEQPTMPGPLTDSVK